A genome region from Christensenella minuta includes the following:
- a CDS encoding zinc ribbon domain-containing protein, with translation MPFCPNCRTEYDEGYTVCADCGARLVEKLSQMTEKAAPSAYGGEANRVFLVSACSRESSAMLINMLNNSAIPAFAREPQDASSGQAEGRDIFVDRMDYGSAMEIAASILDGNCAEDEEGGAQEEQASPDPARHIRILLAAVIVRALIACAVVFSN, from the coding sequence AGGACGGAATATGACGAAGGCTATACCGTATGCGCCGACTGCGGCGCGCGTTTGGTGGAAAAACTTTCCCAGATGACGGAAAAGGCTGCCCCGTCCGCCTATGGCGGCGAAGCGAACCGCGTGTTCCTCGTTTCCGCCTGCAGCCGCGAATCAAGCGCCATGCTCATCAATATGCTGAACAATAGCGCCATTCCCGCGTTTGCCCGCGAACCGCAGGACGCTTCCTCCGGGCAGGCGGAGGGCCGCGATATTTTTGTGGACCGTATGGATTACGGTTCCGCTATGGAGATCGCCGCTTCCATCCTGGACGGCAATTGCGCCGAAGATGAGGAAGGCGGCGCGCAGGAGGAACAGGCTTCGCCCGATCCGGCCCGGCATATACGTATCCTGCTTGCAGCCGTCATTGTTAGGGCGCTTATTGCCTGCGCCGTTGTCTTTTCCAATTAA